A window of the Rhizobium brockwellii genome harbors these coding sequences:
- the phnL gene encoding phosphonate C-P lyase system protein PhnL, translating into MATPLVVSEVSKSFTMHLRDGIKLPVVSDVAFSVASGECVVLGGPSGIGKSSLLKMIYGNYAVDTGQILIRHDGRIVDLASTDPRTVLNVRRSTLGYVSQFLRTVPRVAAIDVVAEPLVARGEDTAKAREKAGALLARLNLPETLWQLPPATFSGGEQQRVNIARGFITEHTILLLDEPTASLDARNRAVVVGMIAEKKKAGVALLGIFHDEEVREAVADRILDVQQFSPRKIAA; encoded by the coding sequence ATGGCAACGCCCCTCGTCGTTTCCGAAGTCTCGAAGAGCTTCACCATGCATCTGCGCGACGGCATCAAGCTACCCGTCGTCTCCGATGTCGCCTTCTCCGTCGCATCGGGCGAATGCGTCGTGCTCGGTGGCCCATCGGGCATCGGCAAGAGCTCGCTACTCAAGATGATCTACGGCAATTATGCCGTCGACACCGGCCAGATCCTCATTCGCCACGACGGACGCATCGTCGATCTCGCCTCCACCGATCCGCGCACCGTGCTCAACGTCCGCCGCAGTACGCTCGGTTATGTCAGCCAGTTCCTGCGTACCGTGCCACGGGTCGCGGCGATCGACGTGGTTGCCGAACCGCTGGTGGCACGCGGCGAGGATACCGCCAAGGCCCGGGAAAAGGCGGGCGCCCTGCTTGCCAGGCTCAATCTGCCGGAAACGCTCTGGCAGCTTCCGCCCGCCACCTTCTCCGGCGGCGAGCAGCAACGCGTCAACATCGCGCGCGGTTTCATCACCGAGCATACGATCCTGCTTCTCGACGAACCCACAGCCTCGCTCGATGCCAGGAACCGTGCCGTCGTCGTCGGCATGATCGCGGAAAAGAAGAAGGCGGGTGTGGCCCTTCTCGGCATCTTCCACGACGAGGAAGTGCGCGAAGCCGTCGCCGACCGCATCCTCGACGTCCAGCAGTTCTCACCCAGAAAGATCGCTGCATGA
- the phnK gene encoding phosphonate C-P lyase system protein PhnK, whose protein sequence is MSDTPLLKVHDVSKFYGNRIGCRDVSFELWPGEVLAIVGESGSGKTTLLNCLSTRLLPSTGSVEYHMRDGSYRDLYRMNEAERRFLMRTDWGFVHQNPADGLRMTVSAGANVGERLMAIGDRHYGKIRASAIDWLERVEIDADRIDDQPRAFSGGMRQRLQIARNLVTGPRLVFMDEPTGGLDVSVQARLLDLVCGLVNDLGLSAIIVTHDLAVARLLSHRMMVMKDGYVIEHGLTDRVLDDPREPYTQLLVSSILQV, encoded by the coding sequence ATGAGTGATACCCCGCTTCTCAAGGTTCACGACGTTTCAAAATTCTACGGCAACCGCATCGGCTGCCGCGACGTCTCCTTCGAGCTCTGGCCCGGCGAGGTGCTCGCCATCGTCGGCGAGTCCGGCTCCGGCAAGACGACGCTGCTCAACTGCCTCTCCACCCGGCTGCTGCCGAGTACCGGCAGCGTTGAATATCATATGCGCGATGGCAGCTACCGCGATCTCTACCGCATGAACGAGGCTGAGCGGCGCTTCCTGATGCGCACCGACTGGGGCTTCGTGCACCAGAACCCGGCCGATGGTCTGCGCATGACGGTGTCGGCCGGCGCCAATGTCGGCGAACGGCTGATGGCGATCGGCGACCGGCACTACGGCAAGATCCGCGCGTCGGCGATCGACTGGCTCGAACGCGTCGAGATCGACGCCGACCGCATCGACGACCAGCCGCGCGCCTTTTCCGGCGGCATGCGCCAGCGATTGCAGATCGCCCGCAACCTCGTCACCGGCCCGCGCCTCGTCTTCATGGACGAGCCGACCGGCGGCCTCGACGTCTCGGTTCAGGCGCGCCTGCTCGATCTCGTGTGCGGCCTCGTCAACGATCTCGGCCTCTCGGCCATCATCGTCACCCACGATCTCGCAGTCGCCCGCCTGCTCTCGCACCGGATGATGGTGATGAAGGACGGCTACGTCATCGAACACGGGCTCACCGACCGCGTGCTCGACGACCCGCGCGAACCCTATACGCAGCTGCTCGTCTCCTCGATCCTGCAGGTCTGA
- the phnD gene encoding phosphonate ABC transporter substrate-binding protein, giving the protein MLKKALFAATALFALAGAAHAADLKEFRIGILGGENETDRLRNYACLADHLKQEFGFEKVSLFPAADYDGVIQGLLGGTLDFAELGASGYAAVYIKEPKAVTPILTTQQKDGSTGYYSIGLALKSSGIKNIKDAKGKKLGYADPDSTSGYLVPLTQIPKDTGAPNDKFFASTQFNGGHENNLLAAYDGKVDIAVDDSSGIGDFKDGYTSGTFRKEVDKGAVDPNKLVEVWRSPLIPNGPLVVRNALGEEWQTKLAAFFTALPEKDHKCFAAIEGGDYKGYAPVKHDFYNAVVDVRKAAIGG; this is encoded by the coding sequence ATGTTGAAGAAAGCACTCTTTGCGGCAACGGCGCTCTTCGCGCTCGCCGGCGCTGCCCATGCTGCAGACCTCAAGGAATTCCGCATCGGCATCCTTGGTGGTGAAAACGAAACCGACCGCCTGCGCAACTATGCCTGCCTTGCCGACCACCTGAAGCAGGAATTCGGCTTCGAGAAGGTTTCGCTCTTCCCAGCCGCCGACTATGACGGCGTGATCCAGGGTCTGCTCGGTGGCACGCTCGACTTCGCCGAACTCGGCGCCTCCGGCTACGCCGCCGTCTACATCAAGGAGCCGAAGGCTGTCACGCCGATCCTGACGACGCAGCAGAAGGACGGCTCGACGGGTTATTATTCGATCGGCCTCGCCCTGAAGTCCTCCGGCATCAAGAACATCAAGGACGCCAAGGGCAAGAAGCTCGGCTACGCCGATCCGGATTCCACCTCGGGCTACCTCGTTCCGCTGACGCAGATCCCGAAGGACACCGGCGCACCGAACGACAAGTTCTTCGCCTCGACCCAGTTCAACGGCGGCCACGAGAACAACCTTCTCGCTGCCTATGACGGCAAGGTGGATATCGCCGTCGACGATAGCTCGGGCATCGGCGACTTCAAGGACGGTTACACCTCCGGCACCTTCCGCAAGGAAGTCGACAAGGGCGCCGTCGATCCGAACAAGCTGGTCGAAGTATGGCGTTCGCCGCTGATCCCGAACGGCCCGCTCGTCGTTCGCAACGCTCTCGGCGAAGAGTGGCAGACGAAGCTTGCAGCCTTCTTCACGGCTCTGCCGGAAAAGGATCACAAGTGCTTCGCAGCTATCGAAGGCGGCGACTACAAGGGTTACGCCCCGGTCAAGCACGACTTCTACAACGCCGTTGTCGACGTCCGTAAGGCAGCCATCGGCGGCTGA
- a CDS encoding carbon-phosphorus lyase complex subunit PhnI produces MYVAVKGGETAIANAHRLLADRRRGDRSLPAIGIEQIVAQLALAVDRVMAEASLFDRTLAALAIRQSRGDMIEAIFLLRAYRTTLPRFGYSKPLDTADMTIERRISATYKDLPGGQLLGPTFDYTHRLLDPSLLSDEAVETPAQRAAETGRVMRVSEILGEEGLIEADGDMPEDHEIGDLTREPMEFPMTRDLRLQALARGDEGFLLALGYSTQRGYGRNHPFTGEIRIGDVEVEFDVPELGFAVSLGTIQITECQMVNQFKGSAKAPPQFTRGYGLVFGQSERKAMAMSLVDRALRAEELGEDITAPAQDEEFVISHSDNVQATGFVEHLKLPHYVDFQAELDLVRRMRREFEAARNGGEDMKEAAE; encoded by the coding sequence ATGTATGTTGCCGTCAAGGGTGGCGAGACTGCCATCGCCAATGCCCACCGCCTGCTCGCCGACCGCCGCCGCGGCGACCGTTCGCTGCCGGCGATCGGCATCGAACAGATCGTGGCGCAGCTGGCGCTCGCCGTCGACCGCGTCATGGCCGAGGCCTCGCTTTTCGACCGCACGCTCGCAGCCCTCGCCATCCGCCAATCGCGCGGCGACATGATCGAGGCGATCTTCCTGCTGCGCGCCTACCGCACGACGCTGCCGCGTTTCGGCTATTCGAAGCCGCTCGACACGGCTGATATGACGATCGAACGCCGCATCTCGGCGACCTACAAGGATCTGCCGGGCGGCCAGCTTCTTGGGCCCACCTTCGACTATACCCACCGCCTGCTCGATCCCTCGCTGCTTTCGGACGAGGCGGTCGAGACGCCCGCTCAGCGCGCCGCCGAGACCGGCCGCGTCATGCGCGTCTCGGAAATCCTCGGCGAGGAAGGCCTGATCGAGGCCGACGGCGACATGCCGGAAGATCACGAGATCGGCGACCTGACCCGCGAGCCCATGGAATTCCCGATGACCCGGGATCTGCGCCTGCAGGCGCTTGCCCGCGGCGACGAGGGCTTCCTGCTGGCGCTCGGTTATTCCACCCAGCGCGGCTACGGCCGCAACCACCCCTTCACAGGTGAAATCCGCATCGGCGACGTCGAGGTAGAATTCGACGTGCCGGAACTCGGTTTCGCCGTCTCGCTCGGCACGATCCAGATCACCGAATGCCAGATGGTCAACCAATTCAAGGGTTCGGCCAAGGCGCCGCCGCAATTCACACGCGGCTACGGCCTGGTCTTCGGCCAGAGCGAGCGCAAGGCGATGGCGATGTCGCTGGTCGACCGGGCGCTTCGCGCCGAAGAGCTCGGCGAGGATATTACCGCACCGGCACAGGATGAGGAATTCGTCATCTCGCATTCCGACAACGTCCAGGCGACGGGCTTCGTCGAGCACCTGAAGCTTCCGCATTATGTGGATTTCCAGGCCGAACTCGATCTCGTCCGCCGCATGCGCCGCGAATTCGAAGCCGCCCGCAACGGTGGCGAAGACATGAAGGAAGCCGCCGAATGA
- a CDS encoding DapH/DapD/GlmU-related protein — translation MSRKLGIEPYFHETASVSDSTFGRYTEVSERCRISEATFGDYSYIMQDGSVWCATIGKFVNIAAAVRINATNHPTWRATLHHFTYRAADYWPDGDMETDFFAWRRANRVTIGNDVWIGHGATILPGVSVGNGAVIGAGAVVSKDVAPYAIVGGVPAKLIRERFPREVGERMDRLSWWDWEHDRLRQALQDFRNLSAEDFLSRYGG, via the coding sequence ATGAGCCGCAAGCTGGGTATCGAGCCCTACTTTCATGAAACGGCATCCGTCAGCGATTCCACCTTCGGGCGCTATACCGAGGTCTCGGAACGCTGCCGCATCAGCGAGGCCACGTTCGGCGACTATTCCTACATCATGCAGGACGGTTCCGTCTGGTGTGCGACGATCGGCAAGTTCGTCAATATCGCCGCCGCCGTGCGTATCAACGCCACCAACCATCCGACCTGGCGCGCGACACTGCATCATTTCACCTATCGCGCCGCCGACTACTGGCCGGACGGCGACATGGAGACGGACTTCTTCGCCTGGCGGCGGGCAAACCGCGTGACGATCGGCAACGATGTCTGGATCGGCCACGGGGCGACGATCCTGCCAGGCGTCAGTGTCGGCAACGGCGCGGTGATCGGAGCCGGAGCCGTCGTCTCGAAAGACGTCGCGCCTTACGCGATCGTCGGCGGCGTACCGGCCAAGCTCATCCGCGAGCGCTTTCCAAGAGAGGTCGGCGAACGGATGGACAGGCTTTCCTGGTGGGACTGGGAGCACGACCGGCTGCGCCAGGCGCTCCAGGATTTCCGCAACCTGAGCGCGGAAGATTTCCTGTCCCGTTACGGGGGTTAA
- the phnE gene encoding phosphonate ABC transporter, permease protein PhnE: MTIADTQPHMQSTKEIGTAWDRMVAKRRLYTVLGLVILIAAFVSSVRFADESNAGHFFDRLPHLFDFLSWLIPKEWNDVWRALFDIASVNDKGGEEFNFDKGRVYVWGAFYIPEYFELMIVTINVALISTIIAFVFAVPLSFFAARNLTNSWSLRIVTKRLMEFLRAFPEIVIAGLFSAILSIGPVAAIIAITLHTIGALGKLFYEVAENIDMKPHEGMKAVGANWWERIRFAALPQVLPNFTSYALLRLEINVRASTIIGAVGGGGIGEELKLSISRGFGAKTVALVLLLFVTIVAVDQFSAWLRRRLVGEHAFLLQH; encoded by the coding sequence ATGACTATTGCCGATACACAGCCGCATATGCAGAGCACCAAGGAGATCGGCACCGCCTGGGACCGGATGGTCGCCAAGCGCCGCCTCTATACCGTCCTCGGCCTGGTTATCCTGATTGCGGCTTTCGTCAGCTCCGTCCGCTTCGCCGACGAGAGCAATGCCGGCCATTTCTTCGACCGCCTGCCGCATCTCTTCGACTTCCTGAGCTGGCTCATCCCCAAGGAGTGGAACGACGTCTGGCGCGCACTGTTCGACATAGCGAGCGTCAACGACAAGGGCGGCGAGGAATTCAATTTCGACAAGGGCCGCGTCTACGTCTGGGGCGCCTTCTACATTCCCGAATATTTCGAGCTGATGATCGTCACCATAAACGTGGCGCTGATTTCGACGATCATCGCCTTCGTTTTTGCCGTCCCTTTGAGCTTCTTTGCCGCGCGCAACCTGACGAATTCATGGTCGCTGCGCATCGTCACCAAGCGGCTGATGGAATTCCTGCGCGCCTTCCCTGAAATCGTCATTGCCGGTCTGTTTTCGGCGATCCTGTCGATCGGGCCGGTCGCCGCCATCATCGCCATCACCCTGCACACGATCGGCGCGCTCGGCAAACTCTTCTACGAAGTGGCCGAAAATATCGACATGAAGCCGCATGAGGGCATGAAAGCCGTCGGCGCCAACTGGTGGGAGCGCATCCGTTTTGCCGCCCTGCCGCAGGTGCTGCCGAATTTCACCTCCTATGCGCTGCTGCGCCTTGAGATCAACGTGCGCGCCTCGACCATCATCGGCGCCGTCGGCGGCGGCGGCATCGGCGAGGAGCTGAAGCTTTCGATTTCGCGCGGCTTCGGCGCCAAGACGGTGGCGCTCGTTCTGCTGCTGTTCGTGACCATCGTCGCCGTCGACCAGTTCTCCGCATGGCTGCGCCGCCGCCTTGTCGGCGAGCACGCCTTCCTCCTGCAACATTGA
- a CDS encoding DUF1045 domain-containing protein, with protein MRYALYFSPPKDDPLTGAASLWLGRNAFTGETYPAPEYAQLGAAEQFELTADPRRYGFHATIKAPFSLASSVTEKDLMTVAEDFAQRTQAFEIPELVLGQLGRFFALVPGSLHQPLQDFAAKVVRSFEPFRAALSEADMERRNPEKLSDSQRAHLLRWGYPYVMEDFGFHMTLSGQVPETRAAVMKAILTEHFADFTGRPLLISGLAVFIEETRGAPFKVHSWLPLAGAKS; from the coding sequence TTGCGCTACGCTCTCTATTTCTCGCCGCCGAAGGATGATCCCCTGACCGGCGCGGCCTCGCTCTGGCTCGGCCGCAATGCTTTCACCGGCGAGACCTATCCGGCACCGGAATATGCGCAACTGGGTGCGGCAGAGCAGTTCGAGCTGACCGCCGACCCGCGCCGCTACGGCTTTCACGCCACGATCAAGGCGCCCTTTTCGCTCGCCTCCTCGGTCACCGAGAAGGATCTCATGACCGTTGCCGAGGATTTTGCCCAGCGCACCCAAGCCTTCGAGATTCCTGAGCTTGTGCTCGGCCAGCTCGGCCGTTTTTTTGCCCTCGTTCCCGGTTCACTGCATCAACCTCTTCAGGATTTCGCCGCGAAGGTGGTAAGGTCGTTCGAACCGTTCCGCGCAGCGCTTTCCGAGGCCGATATGGAGCGGCGCAATCCGGAGAAGCTCAGCGACAGCCAGCGCGCTCATCTGCTGCGCTGGGGTTATCCTTACGTCATGGAGGATTTCGGCTTTCACATGACGCTGAGCGGCCAGGTGCCCGAGACACGCGCCGCGGTGATGAAAGCGATCCTGACCGAGCATTTTGCCGATTTCACCGGCCGGCCGCTTTTGATTTCCGGCCTTGCCGTCTTCATCGAGGAGACGCGCGGCGCGCCATTCAAAGTTCATTCCTGGCTACCGCTTGCCGGCGCCAAAAGCTGA
- the phnE gene encoding phosphonate ABC transporter, permease protein PhnE, whose product MTVIDANRMHEIETRYPEYFHRSFRQRFGGLMILIATLLYSLYAVWFFDLPKLFTEAHWERVGIYLSQWVSYDVQPEFRIEGDGSIDIRYPRFSPLGDNPHPDWLVNNPDGSITVSISGTSRNVTVSKSETIVTAHGISVPVDVSSGAPKVVGPVPGWMTVYDDNVLADLGFAGNVSISVDRVKIRKRFIGWANFIFDTQSSFFDKPVGEVVSLIVSGPRIKPDQSNLSLAFDDIWNNSEWQHGDVWTKLFQTIVMAFLGTLLGSLTAFPLAFLAARNITPNRLLNQILKRFFDFLRSVDMLIWALFLTRAFGPGPLAGSGAIFLTETGTLGKLYSEGLENIDNKPREGIKSTGAQTVLVHRYGIMPQIVPIFVSQTLYQWESNVRGATIIGAVGAGGIGLKLWEAMRTNANWENVAYMVILILIVVFIFDTASNALRHRLMGTKAH is encoded by the coding sequence ATGACGGTGATCGACGCAAACCGCATGCACGAGATAGAAACGCGCTATCCGGAATATTTCCACCGGTCGTTCCGCCAGCGTTTCGGCGGACTGATGATCCTCATCGCAACGCTGCTCTACAGCCTCTATGCCGTCTGGTTCTTCGACCTGCCCAAACTTTTCACTGAGGCCCATTGGGAGCGCGTCGGCATCTATCTCAGCCAATGGGTGAGCTACGACGTTCAGCCGGAATTCCGCATCGAGGGTGACGGCTCGATCGACATCCGTTATCCGCGCTTCTCGCCGCTCGGCGACAATCCGCATCCGGACTGGCTGGTCAACAACCCGGATGGCAGCATCACCGTTTCGATCAGCGGCACCAGCCGCAACGTCACCGTCTCGAAGAGCGAGACGATCGTCACCGCGCATGGCATCAGCGTCCCGGTAGACGTTTCGAGCGGTGCGCCCAAAGTCGTCGGACCGGTGCCCGGCTGGATGACTGTTTATGACGACAACGTGCTGGCCGATCTTGGCTTTGCCGGCAATGTCAGCATATCCGTCGACCGGGTGAAGATCCGCAAGCGTTTCATCGGCTGGGCGAATTTCATCTTCGACACGCAATCGTCCTTCTTCGACAAGCCGGTCGGCGAGGTTGTCAGCCTCATCGTCTCCGGACCGCGCATCAAGCCCGACCAGTCCAACCTGTCGCTCGCCTTCGACGACATCTGGAACAACAGCGAATGGCAGCACGGCGACGTCTGGACCAAGCTTTTCCAGACGATCGTCATGGCGTTCCTCGGAACACTGCTCGGTTCGCTTACCGCCTTCCCGCTCGCCTTCCTGGCAGCGCGCAACATCACGCCGAATCGCCTGCTGAACCAGATCCTGAAGCGCTTCTTCGATTTCCTGCGCTCGGTCGATATGCTGATCTGGGCACTATTCCTGACGCGCGCTTTCGGTCCCGGCCCGCTTGCCGGCAGCGGCGCGATCTTCCTCACCGAGACCGGCACGCTCGGCAAACTCTATTCCGAAGGCCTCGAGAATATCGACAACAAGCCGCGCGAAGGCATCAAATCAACCGGCGCTCAGACCGTGCTCGTGCATCGTTACGGCATTATGCCGCAGATCGTTCCCATCTTCGTCAGCCAGACGCTCTACCAATGGGAATCAAACGTACGCGGCGCGACCATTATCGGCGCCGTCGGCGCCGGCGGCATTGGCCTGAAACTGTGGGAGGCCATGCGCACCAACGCCAACTGGGAAAACGTCGCCTACATGGTCATCCTGATTCTGATCGTCGTCTTCATTTTCGACACCGCCTCGAACGCGTTGCGCCACCGGCTGATGGGCACGAAAGCCCACTGA
- the phnH gene encoding phosphonate C-P lyase system protein PhnH: MGLKTEALTGGFAEPVFHAQSVFKMLMDGMARPGTIQTVQPDVAPPAPLGIAAGTIALTLCDHDTPVWLSQGLAKSAVPEWLGFHTGAPLTSEKAEARFAFTEAGTALSSFGLFASGTQEYPDRSTTLIIELAELEGGRRLALMGPGIQSVTEMAPIGLPETFMRLWTENRALFPRGVDIALTAGKRFLCLPRTTKITATEI, encoded by the coding sequence ATGGGCCTGAAGACAGAAGCTCTGACCGGCGGTTTTGCCGAGCCCGTCTTTCATGCCCAAAGCGTCTTCAAGATGCTGATGGACGGCATGGCCCGCCCCGGCACGATCCAGACCGTTCAGCCCGATGTCGCTCCGCCAGCACCGCTTGGCATCGCCGCCGGCACGATCGCGCTGACGCTTTGCGACCACGACACACCCGTATGGCTTTCCCAGGGACTGGCGAAATCCGCTGTGCCGGAGTGGCTCGGCTTCCACACCGGCGCGCCGTTGACCAGCGAAAAGGCCGAGGCGCGTTTTGCCTTCACCGAGGCCGGCACCGCACTTTCCTCCTTCGGCCTCTTTGCATCAGGCACGCAGGAATATCCCGACCGCTCGACGACGCTCATCATCGAACTTGCCGAACTCGAGGGCGGCCGCAGGCTGGCGCTGATGGGCCCAGGCATCCAGAGCGTGACGGAGATGGCGCCTATCGGCCTGCCGGAAACCTTCATGCGGCTCTGGACCGAGAACCGTGCGCTCTTTCCGCGCGGCGTCGACATCGCGCTGACGGCGGGCAAACGTTTCCTCTGCCTGCCGCGCACCACCAAGATCACAGCAACGGAGATCTGA
- a CDS encoding alpha-D-ribose 1-methylphosphonate 5-phosphate C-P-lyase PhnJ, with translation MTDLASYNFAYLDEQTKRMIRRAILKAIAIPGYQVPFASREMPMPYGWGTGGVQVTASIIGPDDVLKVIDQGADDTTNAVSIRAFFQKVANVAVTTHTKDATIIQTRHRIPEEKLGVGQVLVYQVPIPEPLRFLEPRETETRKMHALEEYGLMHVKLYEDIAHNGRISRTYAYPVKVHGRYVMDPSPTPKFDNPKMHMSDALQLFGAGREKRIYAVPPYTDVVSLDFEDYPFDIQRFDKPCALCGAEEVYLDEVVLDDKGGRMFVCSDTDHCEDRRAHGHAGEMLAREAAE, from the coding sequence ATGACCGATCTGGCCAGCTACAACTTCGCCTATCTCGACGAACAGACCAAGCGGATGATCCGCCGCGCCATCCTGAAGGCGATCGCCATTCCGGGTTACCAGGTGCCCTTCGCCTCGCGCGAAATGCCGATGCCCTATGGCTGGGGCACCGGCGGCGTGCAGGTGACGGCCTCGATCATCGGACCGGACGACGTGCTGAAGGTCATCGACCAGGGCGCCGACGACACGACCAACGCCGTTTCCATCCGCGCCTTCTTCCAGAAGGTCGCCAATGTCGCGGTGACGACGCACACCAAGGATGCGACGATCATCCAGACACGCCACCGCATTCCCGAAGAAAAGCTCGGGGTCGGGCAGGTGCTCGTCTACCAGGTGCCGATCCCCGAGCCGCTGCGCTTCCTCGAGCCGCGCGAAACCGAGACGCGCAAGATGCACGCTCTCGAAGAATACGGCCTCATGCATGTGAAGCTCTACGAGGATATCGCCCATAACGGCCGCATCTCACGGACTTACGCCTATCCGGTGAAGGTCCACGGCCGCTATGTCATGGACCCGTCGCCGACGCCGAAATTCGACAATCCGAAGATGCATATGTCGGACGCGCTGCAGCTCTTCGGAGCCGGGCGCGAGAAACGCATTTATGCGGTTCCGCCCTATACCGACGTCGTCAGCCTGGATTTCGAGGATTACCCCTTCGATATCCAGCGCTTCGACAAGCCCTGCGCCCTTTGCGGCGCGGAAGAAGTCTATCTCGACGAGGTGGTTCTCGACGACAAGGGCGGGCGGATGTTCGTCTGCTCCGACACCGATCATTGCGAAGACCGCCGCGCGCACGGACATGCCGGCGAGATGCTGGCCCGGGAGGCTGCAGAATGA
- the phnC gene encoding phosphonate ABC transporter ATP-binding protein, which produces MFELKNVTRRFGKKLAVDSVTLAIPQGQMVGVIGRSGAGKSTLLRMINRLQEPSSGSVHFAGVEVSGLRGQALRNWQRDCAMIFQQFNLVPRLDVLTNVMLGRLNHRSTLMSLLNIFTREERVHAIAALERLGIEQTALQAAGTLSGGQQQRVAIARALMQNPKMVLADEPIASLDPLNAKIVMDALRDINEREGITVITNLHTLDTARNYCERIVGMAGGRVVFDGKPSELTAEAVKEIYGTDKDGAGIDETVTSTAINIAPERADNQSAGTQPLALAGL; this is translated from the coding sequence ATGTTCGAGCTGAAGAATGTCACACGTCGTTTCGGAAAAAAGCTCGCCGTCGATTCCGTCACGCTCGCCATTCCCCAGGGCCAGATGGTCGGCGTCATCGGCCGCTCCGGCGCCGGCAAGTCGACGCTGCTGCGCATGATCAACCGCCTTCAGGAGCCGAGCTCCGGCTCCGTTCATTTCGCCGGCGTCGAGGTCTCCGGGCTTCGCGGCCAGGCGTTGCGCAACTGGCAGCGCGACTGCGCGATGATCTTCCAGCAGTTCAACCTGGTGCCGCGCCTCGACGTTCTCACCAATGTCATGCTCGGCCGCCTCAATCATCGCTCGACGCTTATGAGCCTGCTCAACATCTTCACCCGCGAGGAACGCGTGCATGCCATCGCGGCACTCGAACGCCTCGGCATCGAGCAGACGGCGCTGCAGGCAGCCGGCACGCTTTCCGGCGGCCAGCAGCAGCGCGTGGCGATCGCCCGCGCGCTGATGCAGAACCCGAAGATGGTTCTCGCCGACGAGCCGATCGCCTCGCTCGATCCGCTGAACGCCAAGATCGTCATGGATGCGCTGCGCGATATCAACGAGCGCGAGGGCATCACCGTCATCACCAACCTTCACACGCTCGACACCGCCCGCAACTATTGTGAGCGCATCGTCGGCATGGCCGGCGGCCGCGTCGTCTTCGACGGCAAGCCCTCGGAGCTGACCGCCGAAGCAGTGAAGGAAATCTACGGGACGGACAAGGATGGCGCCGGCATCGACGAAACGGTGACGTCGACCGCGATCAATATCGCCCCCGAGCGGGCAGACAATCAATCCGCCGGCACCCAACCGCTGGCGCTGGCCGGTCTCTGA